The genomic window tacttataggtacctacctatagaGATTTCAGTTTTAGAAAAACGAGTAAGAAAGTTTTTTTAAGCTAAAtatagacaatatttttaattaattacagttaAGAAAAGCTGGtgtaatatttgataataatcaTGCAACACGAAAGTTTAACACAAATTGCAGCCGTAATTTGATTCAAAAGATGgcaacaattttgacactaaatTGACCACTAAAccgtaaaaatacaaaaaaaaaattaggtgcattttttaaaatacttagctgttattttactatatttttcgtagtgtaaaataaaaaatgtacgtaGGTACAACATCgttcatacagtaggtacctacgtacATTTTTCAGTCATGAATAACTAAACTGATAATGCATTTTTAGCATTATAATTAATGACAATTTTTTTCAGGATAACGAAaagttatttacacaaaaataccACATAAAGAACCTCTTTACAAGTGAACTTGTTTACTATTTTCAAAAGGAAATCACTTCACATTCTAAACAAAACGTGTAATGATTCACGATATTTTCCGACACTCACACCACTAGACTAAAGACACATTTCACTGcgttttcatgaaaaataaggcctcaaaatatagttatttaataatcttATCGAGTACGTTACCGAAGCAAATATTAACTAAAGTTACGACCGATAAAACTAACCGCGTATAAtcgtagatttttttaaaaaacacttaccgatttgaaatattttaaacacacTTTTCGTACGGTCTAGCGTCGGAGTCACAATGGGGAACATGAACACTTGGCCGTTCCCAAAATAGTACCATATCGCAGGCCCCCAACTTATAAACATTCAAACGCACACATGCAAATagcccaaataaaaaaaaatcaatatttaaacaatcaGACTCTGACTCGCCGCGTACAACACACCGATACACCAATATGGTCGGTGCTCATTTTACTGAAAAAATGTGACTTTTCTCAACCTTCGTATAAGGGAAAACTACCAAAATAGACATAATACTCACTCTTTGGGGACCGAACGAACACACCACACTTCACATCACGTATGCAATTAGCGAACGACtacttgtgttttttttaacgatgaaaaatcaataatttttaaGAGCACaaaattttgttcatatttttccGTCGGGCCCCTCCGACCCTGTCTCGCTCGTGGACACTTAAAAATGAAAAACCCATTGCAAGAAAACTGTGGAACCGAAAGAGATGCATATACGTTGCCGATTGTAAATAATGACGGGAACGAATCATAACAAATGAGCGAGAGAGAGCATTAGGAAgcattttaacaataacattttattacgtaaccacaatattacaattacaaataaatactcaCCTTTTGTTAATGTAAATGTAAAGCTTAGAACGTTAAATTATAGGTTTTTACACGGATAGAACATCGCGATTGCATTTTGACGCGAGCAATCATCCGTCAGGCGGACGCCATTTGCAATAAACGTGCATCTGACTCGGTTCTTCTTTCTAGGTTGCCtaactttttaattactattgtgACCTCAAAACGGTATAAATAATTAACGATCGTCGTTAATTTTATAACACACGCAACAAGATCACAAAATACTTCATAATGTCAGATTAAATTCTTTATCTGGGATTTGTATGCCGGCACACTATATTTGTGTAGTGGCAACATTATCAGCTGTCACATGAGTACGTAGCGGGAATATTTTTCTCGTTCAAAGCTTGGATTTTGCTAATTTTCCGGCtaatattcatgaaaaatagttttatttagtttaaagtgTTTTAGTACTTAACTATTCTAAAAGTTTTTAGTGCTGTGATGTGTGTTTAAATCgtgaataaataacaatttacgtTTGCATTCGTAGTGATCttaatttttgtgtttttattattttaaatttagttactgcctaaaatatttagatttttccTTATTATTGCTAGCTGTAATGTGTAAAACTGTCTTCAACGATATCTAGCTGTGGAAAGATATTTACTGACTTGCGGCCTTTTAATCTTTTTACGAAAATCTTGAAAACTACTGcataactttttaaagttaGCTTCAGCTCAAATGAGCATTGAGGGTAGGTATTTTATGCAACTGATTATTAGttagaataattaaatacgCATCACAATAGACTTTGTAGCTTTTGAGATACTTAGATCATAGTACCTAATCGTTTTCCATTTTCTTTTCTCATATACGTTTTCACTTAAACATACACTGTTTAGCTAGTACTTTTTACATCTCAAtagctttaattattttaaccatagttaacatacctacatacaaataattaggTAGGATTTTATGTAATTACATCACAAGATACAAGCCTAGCTATTTTAAGACCTACTGTTAATCCTATGTAATAGTACTCTTTCaggaaatatttatatgttattttcatCCATTTAATTGTGTATGTACTTGTAAATATGTGCATCAATCCATCCTTCTCCTTTCCAAAGAGATAGGCAGACTAAAGAACGTGACTCCTTACAATCCTTACAAAGTCTCATTGCTTCATttgcatccatacatcttgtcatacagtacTGCAGGTTATGAGTACTAAGCACTTGACCCTTTTGTAAAACATCACCAATATGATTTGTGTGTCTCTTTAGGGATAATAACTAAGCATTAAATTGTAAACATAATTGAGCTATAGAAACATCTGAttgaataatatcaaatatatttgaacaaGGTTACATAATAAACAGccatttgtaattaataataagtttatttgtttaaaagtaaataatataaggtAAAGGAAGATTTGACGAATACATTCCATGGCTACGAGGCTGTTCTCTGCTCATCCTGTAGAATACTTCGCCTGAAAATTTACAAAAGATTAAGTTTAACACAACTCTGcactgtaaaatattagttttttctttagatGAGTTACTTTCACTGAGCTCGTGAGGttacccaaatattgagcttttttgtgtagagaaaagattttattacaagttcatacaaactataattcgaaaagactttttccccgacctaatatgaatGCAAGTAAAATGCGCAGATGTAGGCAATgcaaaaagtaaattttgttcATGTTAGGATTGAGCCATATAAacacatatgtatatagaaACAAAGTTAAAGCTAAGCTCGTTTTGGAAAAGCTTCTGAGTTCGTCAATGCTACACAGTCacagtttttaagtaaaaacatgtaaataacCATAtcctattattttaaatattctacagTCAATTGCTGAGGCAccagtttattttaagttacagTGTAactaacagttgttaagccttgtcaaaggcctctcgggcggcttgaacaactttgacactaggttgaccactaaccatacaatagaTAGATTAGTGTAATGCTGTAATTTTGAAGTGCTTAGAAGCGATAGATGTAACTTTAAGCATTATTTTAATAGAGAGTTGTTGTCCGTAAGTTCTGTCTCTCACCTGTGAGTTCCCCCGCTAGGCAGTGAGCAGGTCGGGCGCGGCGGAGGCCAGCAGGTCGGCGGCGCCCTGCACGGCGCCGCACCACGCGTCCAGGCGGCGGGCTAACTGCGCCGCGCCCGCGCGGGCCAGCGCGCGCGGCCGCACCCAGCCGATGTGTGCGCAGTGAGATACCTGAGTGAGAACAGTAAGTATTGTTCGTATACTAATTAGCGAAAGGTAATGTGTTTTACCGATCATGACAATGATGTCTACAACCGATTGTTGCGAAAACTTTGACGCCTTACCAGTTTAACTACCACAAAATAGTCATGTTTAGTTCTAGAgtaatttttacacaaaaacgaCTTTTAGTTCAcctttcaaaaaataaatattaaaaggaaatctattttatttttttaaataattttttacaataaactaatcatctttttgcaaaaactataattatctACATATACTAATTACGCCTATcattttttctaataaactacCTTTTAACCAAAAAAAACAATCTGTTTTTTGAAACGAAATAACTCATAAAAAACttcgaatattaaaatttcgaaAGTAACATCAAACTAGCATTCGAAAGTAAcatcttaaatatttaacaaatacttATCGTTAAGAAAAATTCATGATATAAAAGGCAATAGTAACCTGATCGATATGTCCTCTGATGAGTTTCTCGGCGAGCGCCTTCATGACGAGCAGCTCCACCTCGTCGAGCGGCACGCGCGCCTCCCGCGCGATCTCCGCGAACGTCAGCTTGCGCTGCGCTGAGGTGCGGTTGAACGCCATctacaaacacaaacaatatcATTTATAACTCTCTTATAAAACTGGAAGACTATAATCTTAAATACTAAGAAACAGTTACCCATCTTAATCATTGTCTGCGTTGAGTGTCTTCGGCTATAGCAGCCAGTAAGTTGAACAAAACCAACTGTGCAggagtttgtttatagtgttcgGATGCAACTCACAGGAACACCCTCTAGTCCGTAGGGACGATCACCTACTCAATTGTCTCCTAgtgtatgtaaattttaaagttactaTTGTTGCTTTCCATCCAACATTCAAACACCATCATTTTAACGTACCCACTTTCGTGAGAACGCCAAATGTTGAAGGTGTTTAGAACCTTTTCCTTTGGGCTCAAAGTCAGCAGCATTGGATAAGCATGCCTTATGTTCTTGTACCATAGTTTGACAGACATTTTATAACATATAGAATTTGGGTGAGGAACAAACGAAATTTTACCGAATATTTGTTTTCGTTGATTATAGTGGGGCTTTAGAAACAATGGCTATCAAATGGTTCAGATACACAATAACCCCAGGATGGCCTGCCTGCTCTTATTACACCTACTATAAAACTACAATTACCTCCATAAGACACAGTATAGCGATCTTCTGCCTCAGCTGCCTGTCGGCCCGCGCCAGGTCGGGGTGGTGCGCCTGCGCGCGGACCTTCTCGAAGGCTCCCACGTCGCCCGCGGCCACGGCCCGCACCAGCTCGCACGCCCACGCGTCTGGAGTGCCTTCTAGGGACTCCAGGATGGGGTGGGCTAGCTGGAATGTGGAGAATATggttgataaataatattgagaataaagtatgatttgtatgtatctcatagttttaaaaatattcattgaaaATGGTGTTCGATTTTACAAATAATCAATCCTCACCCACGCAAGTGGCCCATAACTTCAAATTTAAGGCAGGCAACGACGTTTCTAAGTTATTTGTATATCATTATATAGAACAAAATCGACTGAAAAGTCTTTAATATATCGACTGGTTCCTTATTTTGTCTTTGCCAGTGGATGGAGTAGTTTAGGGAAGTGTTCATTAAGgtttaattgcaaaacaaagTTAGCTTCTTTCAGCAccgacaacaaaaaaaaattggacaGTAAAGAGAAAATGTCTGAGGGGTTTTTAATAAGGATGGTAACTCAAGGCTCTATCTATCCTTTATTTTGACACCCtgatcttatattattttaaaaacccaCTGAATATTATTGATCTTTTGTATTGCCTCCTTCTTGCTACAAACGCTGTAGTATCCTATAATCTTCTAGTTCTATTCTGTTTCTTCCTTAACCATTGCATTCACACAATATATCCTTCATACCTCAGTCTAGTAGTGTTACAATAATGTTATACTAACCAGTTCCCCTAGATCGTATACATTAGGCGCGATAACAGCGGCCAGAGCTAGTCTGAGCGCGGTGGCTCGTCGTTCAGCCGGCGCGAGGTCGTTGCCGCCGCCCGCACAGCCCACGTAGCGGAGCGCGCAGCGGTAGTACTTAGCCATGGGGCCGCGGACTCTGTAACAAACAATACGAatttatcatttaaatgttACATTTCTCATTAACTAAAGCCACTAATAAGTATCACTTATAACACCATTCTCTCtatctctcttccatgctatgaatcccatatggtagtgggatTAGACTTCCTGTTCTTATAATCACTTTTAATTTGAACATTAAGTGAAAAGTTTTTTCTATATCTAAAAAACTGGAAATAATTTGACCAACTGTTCAAGAACCTTGGTTGCTGTTTGTCTTTTGTATGTCAATAAAGTCACCACAATCCAACTAATGGCCAGTTTCACAAGTTATAGGTATGTGTCAGATAATTCAACTGATATTCCACCTGATAATCTAACCAACACTTTACCAGGTAGggaaacaacaaatataaataaaaaacatttctgaTATTGATTTATATCTACTTTAAAATAGTCTCTGATGAAAGTAGAGTGTTTCTATGTATGTAGTTACCTGTAATACTCAGAGGCAAGTTTATAAAACCTGCCGTGCACAGGGGTGACTCCGTCAGCATCTTCCAGTGTGCCCTCCAGCTGTTCTATGATCTTCTCTGTGGAGTCCAGGTCGTTTAGCTGTTCCAGGTATATCTGCCCTTGGAGCACCTGGAAAATTGAGGAGAACAAGttatgaagatttttatttgtttcaggaaATTTTGGTTTTGATGGTAGTGTAAATGACTGATTTATTTCCGGGacaagtaaaatgttattagtcTTCTCTAATTTATAAtggaatatttctcaatagtagtttCGAAAGTTTCTCAATAATAGTGCCCCTTTGAGAAAAAGGCTTAATTTTTATGTCTCTAGTATCTCTGAGTAAGGTAATGTGCCTTATTTATAGCATTCTGTCTCCTATTACGTGGgacaaacattgttaatggtgacaTGTGGGTGTCTTTCATACACCTCTGGGTATAATAggtatgatattatgtatgtatgtatataaaagtgAATTGAACTTACTTTACAGAGTGTGAGTGCTTCATCGTTACTCTTGACTTTAACCTCAACTTTCTCAAGGAATGCAATGGCTTCCTTCTTATTGGAGTACTGTTTAATAATGTGGGCTATTATCTCCACTAGGGATAGGGGGTTGATCCTGGAAACAAAGTACATAGatagttaagtattgttttCAATTCCATTGGACTACCGTTAGGCAGAACTACAGCATGTCCCACAAAATTGTGTATGTCTGAATCTGAATAAAGGCACTACCAAGCATGTGTAGTATACATAAACCAGAGATTTAGAAGAAGAGTGTGATTTAAAGACATACTAAAAACAACATTGATCTGACTCTTTTTGTAAATACAGTTATTTGGCTTCCTCCCTATAGCTTTTGGCTTTATTCAAACCCTCTAGTTGTGTACTATACTTATCTGCATTTACTTGCTGTTTCACTGTGCGGTGacttacttacatattttttccaatttttattgaatacaatgtccataaattaaatgattacccaatattttttaccctgtgactatcccactgctggccaaggaTCTATTCTCAAACTAGATCTTTTATAACTTAGtgaaaaatgctttttaaattggcattaatctaaagtatttaataatactgACTTGTTCTCAAATGTGCTAAGGAAGTTGTTGTAGAGCTGTATCAAGTTGTCTCCAGACTGCAGCACCGGGTGTTCCACCAGCTCCTGCACCTTCAGTGTCAACTGGTGCCATAATCTGGAAAATACAatgttaataagtaaataattaaattttatattaatatattatgcacacaaaatcatgccttttcccATATAGGTAGGTGTTTAATAGATGTGATGATTCTGTAAATGCTTGATGCCAATCAGTTAAGTGCTCAACTGTGTTGTTTTGTTGAATGACTTGCTATTTTCAGATTCTTACCTTACAAGTTGCTAAAATATGTCAGTTTTAGAACTATTTGAACAGATAAATAACATCACAATGAGTATGTTTCAGTCAATAATGGTCTACTGACTGACAGGATACCTATTCTATACTTTGGTTACAGTTTTCCATAAAATACACAGAGTATAGAAGAAAGATCAGTATCGTTGAGTTCTTGATAACTTAATACATGTAGAAGTGGGGCAAACGAGTAAATAATCAAAGAATTTTGAAGATTCATAACCTCATTACGAACTGACAAAACACAACAAAAGTTATAGTTTTTAGCACtagtaagtttatatttaataacttataGACAGAATTATACCTTTAACAAAGATAATGAAGCAAAAAAGCAGCGGGAAATAGGGAAAATGCAAGAAATATATGCTAACAAAGACACGGTGACTTGTCAACTTCACTTTACCatgaaatatataaagaatgggttgttttacttactttttattataaagctcCTCTAATTTAGCCCAGTCGGCGGCCAAATCAGGCTCAGCCGTTTGTTTCTTAGATAGAAAATCATTAACATCGATCACCGCAAACTTAACCGTAGCCATCTTTCTAGTTTTGTTACTTGTAATGATATGAAGTTAGTTGCGAGACGCAAATCAACGTTGTCACTGTCAGTTGAAGCACAGATATTAAAGATTCAGCCTTTCTGAAGTTGGCTACAAGTGCTGCCATCTAGTAACGAGTAGTTTAAACGTTAATTTATCTACTTGACGAGAGACAGCgctataagttttatttatatggcgaaatatagataaataattgtattttaaagtgACCTCGAGACGAAATAAGTGtagtattattgtatttgtttgtacCTATTGTTAATATCAATTGTTGTTCGCGTGTATCCTGATACGTCATACATTTCATTGACTAGGTTCTTAACTGTTCGTTGAAATATGAATGAATTCTAGTTTAATTTCTATAACCATCACgtatgtaaaataaagattaatCAGCAGAGACTACAAGTAATTTTTCGTTGTAACTTAAACATCTCTAGGTGAAGgctatagatagatagatagatatatgCTATGTAAGCCTTGTTTCTATTTAGAATCGAACCCGGAACCTCGTAATCAGCAGTCAGACTACACATACTTATTATTCATACCTActaaaattctcgtgtcacaatgcagttaccgtactcctccaatacggcttgaccgattccaTTCTCATAAAATATTGTGGGCATATTGAGTAGGCCCGAGAATCGGCTAACATCTTTTTTTCATACCCCAAAATGACTAAATTTTTTAGTCAGCTAGTAATAGTATGTATAAGTTtttcagaaatatataaaatggaTATTCGCGTTAATCCTCGtataaataacaatgatttAATGTCTGACTTATTGCATttccgggatttgaacccagcAGATGCACTATGCGTTATGTGATATGTGTGTGATTAGCAGTTATATGTAATGCAGTATCTAACTAAATTCTAGTAAGTGGTGAGTTAGGATTCGAATCTAAGCTGCTATGAAACTAAACTTAGGTTATTGgctgtttaaataaaacaaataaaattacgaataAAGACGTTTATTATATCGACTAAGTACACAGGTCTTGATTCGTAAAAGAAAATCCTCCGTACTGATTGGTAATGAATTGTTCACAAATTGCCgcaatgatatatttttaatcaaatccGTAGCAACACATGTAAAATTACATGAACGTTTTCATGTAACATAGTGAACATAGTTATTGGATGGTTAACATACAATTGAACATAGTATCTGTAAATTACTGTAAATACTATAACTATCGCGTATCGAGCggataacatttaaaaatgcttGAGGAAGACCAAAATAATTTTCGAAAGCTACCAGAATTTCAgtgtttcatttatatttttattaaaatactccCGGAATAAAAATTGCGCAATTATACAAATAAGTGACACAAACTAAAATCAGACgcaaaattactatatttaaacacacaattatttgaataaactaatgaaataattttaaatgatgacattatttatacacaacataaaca from Anticarsia gemmatalis isolate Benzon Research Colony breed Stoneville strain chromosome 28, ilAntGemm2 primary, whole genome shotgun sequence includes these protein-coding regions:
- the Rpn9 gene encoding regulatory particle non-ATPase 9, which translates into the protein MATVKFAVIDVNDFLSKKQTAEPDLAADWAKLEELYNKKLWHQLTLKVQELVEHPVLQSGDNLIQLYNNFLSTFENKINPLSLVEIIAHIIKQYSNKKEAIAFLEKVEVKVKSNDEALTLCKVLQGQIYLEQLNDLDSTEKIIEQLEGTLEDADGVTPVHGRFYKLASEYYRVRGPMAKYYRCALRYVGCAGGGNDLAPAERRATALRLALAAVIAPNVYDLGELLAHPILESLEGTPDAWACELVRAVAAGDVGAFEKVRAQAHHPDLARADRQLRQKIAILCLMEMAFNRTSAQRKLTFAEIAREARVPLDEVELLVMKALAEKLIRGHIDQVSHCAHIGWVRPRALARAGAAQLARRLDAWCGAVQGAADLLASAAPDLLTA